The following are from one region of the Coffea eugenioides isolate CCC68of chromosome 2, Ceug_1.0, whole genome shotgun sequence genome:
- the LOC113760254 gene encoding wall-associated receptor kinase-like 20, which translates to MLVLILFSLVSSTSHASLLSNACPKCGNLDVPYPLSTHETCGLSNYKVYCKNGSLEFLSAEGFYYQILSINQLENRLIISPPLIQKRTCQSSDLSLGGLRIDDNSPFNISSRNTVMLFNCSDNILLSPLNCSLTSPCRVFEDKVKEGKGCRNTLCCSYLKDSSMNSHRIRIRVGGCSAYTSAVDLKSSTVDDWQFGIELQWLPPTETLRLGV; encoded by the coding sequence ATGCTGGTTCTGATTCTTTTTTCACTTGTTTCATCAACTTCCCATGCATCATTACTTAGTAATGCATGCCCAAAATGTGGCAATTTGGATGTTCCCTATCCCCTTAGCACCCATGAAACCTGTGGACTCTCCAACTATAAGGTCTACTGCAAGAATGGCAGCCTAGAATTCTTATCAGCTGAAGGGTTCTACTACCAAATCCTCAGTATTAATCAGCTTGAAAATAGGCTAATCATCAGCCCTCCCCTAATTCAAAAACGCACTTGCCAATCTTCTGATCTTTCTTTGGGTGGCCTAAGGATAGATGATAACTCTCCTTTcaatatttcttcaagaaacACCGTGATGCTATTTAACTGTTCTGATAACATTCTTCTGTCACCGCTAAATTGTTCTTTAACAAGCCCTTGCAGGGTGTTTGAAGACAAGGTTAAGGAGGGAAAGGGATGTCGAAACACGCTTTGCTGCTCTTACCTCAAAGATTCATCCATGAATTCACATAGAATAAGGATCAGAGTTGGAGGATGCAGTGCTTATACCTCTGCAGTTGATCTAAAATCCTCCACTGTTGATGATTGGCAGTTTGGCATTGAGTTGCAATGGCTACCTCCAACCGAGACTCTCCGGTTGGGAGTGTAA